One part of the Esox lucius isolate fEsoLuc1 chromosome 10, fEsoLuc1.pri, whole genome shotgun sequence genome encodes these proteins:
- the kat2b gene encoding histone acetyltransferase KAT2B isoform X2: MSESAGIQQGSPAIGAAGSAPAAPGAGGTEGSAATVGSARIAVKKAQLRSSPRPKKLEKLGVYSSCKAEGACKCNGWKSQNPPPTPPRMDQQPNTVNLQERCRSCSHTLGDHVTHLENVSEEEMNRLLGIVLDVEYLYTCVHKEEDADTKQVYFSLFKLLRKCILQMGKPVVEAQESPPFEKPSIDQGVNNFVQYKFSHLPSKERQTIVELAKMFLNQINYWQLETPSQRRQRAPADDAAGYKINYTRWLCYCNVPQFCDSLPRYETTQIFGRTLLRSVFTVMRKQLLEQARQEKDKLPPEKRTLILTHFPKFLSMLEEEVYSQSSPIWSEDFLAGSSVGQIPIHTVISAAPVARPLYHSTSPVSVDLSSCGSVSPARKAVSALEPSPGGEKRRPPEPLAHEETKKPRIVGDIPMELINEVMATITDPASMLGPETNLLSAHSARDEAARLEERRGVIEFHVIGNSLNQKPNKRILMWLVGLQNVFSHQLPRMPKEYITRLVFDPKHKTLSLIKDGRVIGGICFRMFPSQGFTEIVFCAVTSNEQVKGYGTHLMNHLKEYHIKHDILNFLTYADEYAIGYFKKQGFSKDIKVPKAKYVGYIKDYEGATLMGCELNPSIPYTEFSVIIKKQKEIIKKLIERKQAQIRKVYPGLSCFKEGVRQIPIESIPGIQTGWKPVGKGKELKDPDQLYSTLKTILQHVKSHQNAWPFMEPVKKTEAPGYYQVIRFPMDLKTMSERLKSRYYTTRKLFMADMQRIFTNCREYNPPESEYYKCANLLEKFFYTKIKETGLIEKIN; encoded by the exons ATGTCCGAGAGCGCAGGGATTCAGCAGGGCTCCCCGGCCATCGGTGCAGCGGGATCGGCTCCTGCGGCTCCGGGAGCCGGGGGAACGGAGGGTTCGGCTGCCACGGTAGGATCTGCACGAATCGCCGTGAAGAAGGCGCAGCTCCGCTCCTCCCCGCGCCCGAAGAAACTGGAAAAGCTCGGAGTGTATTCGTCTTGCAAG GCTGAGGGGGCCTGTAAGTGTAATGGCTGGAAGAGCCAGAAcccaccccccacaccaccccgCATGGACCAGCAACCCAACACTGTCAATCTGCAGGAGCGCTGCCGAAGCTGCTCCCACACACTAG GTGATCACGTGACACATCTGGAGAATGTATCAGAGGAGGAGATGAACAGGCTTCTGGGTATAGTGCTAGATGTGGAGTACCTGTACACATGTGTCCACAAAGAGGAGGATGCCGACACCAAACAGGTTTACTTCTCCCTTTTCAAG CTGTTGAGGAAATGTATCCTACAAATGGGCAAACCTGTGGTGGAGGCACAGGAGAGTCCCCCTTTTGAGAAACCCAGCATTGACCAG GGGGTGAATAACTTTGTTCAGTACAAATTCAGCCATCTTCCCTCTAAGGAGCGACAGACCATTGTGGAGCTGGCTAAGATGTTTCTTAACCAAATCAATTACTGGCAGCTTGAGACCCCCTCACAGAGACGACAGCGGGCGCCTGCTGATGATGCCGCCGGGTACAaaatcaactacaccag ATGGCTGTGCTACTGCAACGTGCCCCAGTTCTGCGACAGTTTACCGCGGTACGAGACGACCCAGATCTTCGGGCGGACCCTGCTGCGCTCTGTCTTCACCGTGATGAGGAAACAGCTGCTGGAACAGGCCAGGCAGGAGAAAGACAAGCTACCCCCAGAGAAACGCACTCTCATCCTCACACACTTCCCCAA ATTCCTGTCCATGTTAGAGGAGGAAGTGTACAGTCAAAGCTCACCCATCTGGAGCGAAGACTTCCTGGCTGGATCCTCAGTTGGACAGATCCCCATCCATACAG TGATCAGTGCGGCTCCGGTTGCCAGGCCTCTTTACCACAGCACCAGCCCAGTGTCTGTGGACCTGTCCAGCTGTGGCAGTGTCAGTCCTGCCAGGAAGGCTGTATCGGCTCTGGAACCTAGCCCAG GTGGGGAGAAACGAAGGCCACCGGAGCCCCTCGCTCATGAGGAGACTAAGAAGCCCAGGATTGTCGGTGACATCCCCATGGAACTCATAAACGAAGTCATGGCAACCATCACAGATCCCGCCTCCATGCTGGGACCAGAG ACCAACCTACTGTCTGCTCACTCAGCCCGCGATGAAGCGGCCCgcctggaggagaggagaggggtgatAGAGTTCCACGTCATTGGGAACTCCCTCAACCAGAAGCCCAACAAGAGGATCCTGATGTGGCTGGTGGGCCTCCAGAACGTCTTCTCCCACCAGCTGCCTCGCATGCCCAAAGAGTACATCACACGGCTTGTGTTCGACCC GAAGCACAAGACTCTGTCGTTGATCAAAGATGGCCGTGTGATTGGAGGGATCTGTTTCCGGATGTTCCCCTCGCAGGGATTCACAGAGATTGTGTTCTGTGCTGTCACCTCCAACGAGCAGGTCAAG GGATACGGCACTCATCTGATGAACCATCTGAAGGAGTACCACATCAAGCATGACATTCTTAACTTCCTTACCTATGCAGACGAGTATGCCATTGGCTACTTCAAAAAACAG GGGTTCTCTAAAGACATCAAGGTTCCCAAGGCAAAGTATGTAGGCTACATCAAAGATTATGAGGGAGCCACGCTGATGGGCTGTGAGCTAAACCCCAGCATTCCTTACACAGAATTCTCTGTCATCATCAAGAAGCAGAAAGAG ATAATAAAGAAGCTGATTGAGAGGAAGCAGGCTCAGATCAGAAAGGTTTACCCAGGACTTTCCTGTTTTAAGGAAGGAGTTCGCCAGATTCCCATCGAGAGCATTCCTGGAATAC AAACTGGATGGAAACCTGTGGGGAAAGG GAAGGAACTTAAGGACCCAGATCAGCTGTACTCCACCCTAAAAACCATCCTACAACACGTTAAG AGTCATCAGAATGCCTGGCCTTTCATGGAGCCAGTGAAGAAGACAGAAGCCCCTGGGTACTATCAAGTCATACGCTTCCCCATGG ACCTGAAGACGATGTCCGAGCGCCTGAAGAGCAGGTACTACACCACTCGGAAGCTCTTCATGGCTGACATGCAGCGCATCTTCACCAACTGTCGCGAGTACAACCCCCCCGAGAGCGAGTACTACAAGTGTGCCAATCTGCTGGAGAAGTTCTTCTACACCAAGATTAAGGAAACGGGCCTCATCGAGAAAATCAATTGA
- the kat2b gene encoding histone acetyltransferase KAT2B isoform X1 — MSESAGIQQGSPAIGAAGSAPAAPGAGGTEGSAATVGSARIAVKKAQLRSSPRPKKLEKLGVYSSCKAEGACKCNGWKSQNPPPTPPRMDQQPNTVNLQERCRSCSHTLGDHVTHLENVSEEEMNRLLGIVLDVEYLYTCVHKEEDADTKQVYFSLFKLLRKCILQMGKPVVEAQESPPFEKPSIDQGVNNFVQYKFSHLPSKERQTIVELAKMFLNQINYWQLETPSQRRQRAPADDAAGYKINYTRWLCYCNVPQFCDSLPRYETTQIFGRTLLRSVFTVMRKQLLEQARQEKDKLPPEKRTLILTHFPKFLSMLEEEVYSQSSPIWSEDFLAGSSVGQIPIHTVISAAPVARPLYHSTSPVSVDLSSCGSVSPARKAVSALEPSPGGEKRRPPEPLAHEETKKPRIVGDIPMELINEVMATITDPASMLGPETNLLSAHSARDEAARLEERRGVIEFHVIGNSLNQKPNKRILMWLVGLQNVFSHQLPRMPKEYITRLVFDPKHKTLSLIKDGRVIGGICFRMFPSQGFTEIVFCAVTSNEQVKGYGTHLMNHLKEYHIKHDILNFLTYADEYAIGYFKKQGFSKDIKVPKAKYVGYIKDYEGATLMGCELNPSIPYTEFSVIIKKQKEIIKKLIERKQAQIRKVYPGLSCFKEGVRQIPIESIPGIRETGWKPVGKGKELKDPDQLYSTLKTILQHVKSHQNAWPFMEPVKKTEAPGYYQVIRFPMDLKTMSERLKSRYYTTRKLFMADMQRIFTNCREYNPPESEYYKCANLLEKFFYTKIKETGLIEKIN, encoded by the exons ATGTCCGAGAGCGCAGGGATTCAGCAGGGCTCCCCGGCCATCGGTGCAGCGGGATCGGCTCCTGCGGCTCCGGGAGCCGGGGGAACGGAGGGTTCGGCTGCCACGGTAGGATCTGCACGAATCGCCGTGAAGAAGGCGCAGCTCCGCTCCTCCCCGCGCCCGAAGAAACTGGAAAAGCTCGGAGTGTATTCGTCTTGCAAG GCTGAGGGGGCCTGTAAGTGTAATGGCTGGAAGAGCCAGAAcccaccccccacaccaccccgCATGGACCAGCAACCCAACACTGTCAATCTGCAGGAGCGCTGCCGAAGCTGCTCCCACACACTAG GTGATCACGTGACACATCTGGAGAATGTATCAGAGGAGGAGATGAACAGGCTTCTGGGTATAGTGCTAGATGTGGAGTACCTGTACACATGTGTCCACAAAGAGGAGGATGCCGACACCAAACAGGTTTACTTCTCCCTTTTCAAG CTGTTGAGGAAATGTATCCTACAAATGGGCAAACCTGTGGTGGAGGCACAGGAGAGTCCCCCTTTTGAGAAACCCAGCATTGACCAG GGGGTGAATAACTTTGTTCAGTACAAATTCAGCCATCTTCCCTCTAAGGAGCGACAGACCATTGTGGAGCTGGCTAAGATGTTTCTTAACCAAATCAATTACTGGCAGCTTGAGACCCCCTCACAGAGACGACAGCGGGCGCCTGCTGATGATGCCGCCGGGTACAaaatcaactacaccag ATGGCTGTGCTACTGCAACGTGCCCCAGTTCTGCGACAGTTTACCGCGGTACGAGACGACCCAGATCTTCGGGCGGACCCTGCTGCGCTCTGTCTTCACCGTGATGAGGAAACAGCTGCTGGAACAGGCCAGGCAGGAGAAAGACAAGCTACCCCCAGAGAAACGCACTCTCATCCTCACACACTTCCCCAA ATTCCTGTCCATGTTAGAGGAGGAAGTGTACAGTCAAAGCTCACCCATCTGGAGCGAAGACTTCCTGGCTGGATCCTCAGTTGGACAGATCCCCATCCATACAG TGATCAGTGCGGCTCCGGTTGCCAGGCCTCTTTACCACAGCACCAGCCCAGTGTCTGTGGACCTGTCCAGCTGTGGCAGTGTCAGTCCTGCCAGGAAGGCTGTATCGGCTCTGGAACCTAGCCCAG GTGGGGAGAAACGAAGGCCACCGGAGCCCCTCGCTCATGAGGAGACTAAGAAGCCCAGGATTGTCGGTGACATCCCCATGGAACTCATAAACGAAGTCATGGCAACCATCACAGATCCCGCCTCCATGCTGGGACCAGAG ACCAACCTACTGTCTGCTCACTCAGCCCGCGATGAAGCGGCCCgcctggaggagaggagaggggtgatAGAGTTCCACGTCATTGGGAACTCCCTCAACCAGAAGCCCAACAAGAGGATCCTGATGTGGCTGGTGGGCCTCCAGAACGTCTTCTCCCACCAGCTGCCTCGCATGCCCAAAGAGTACATCACACGGCTTGTGTTCGACCC GAAGCACAAGACTCTGTCGTTGATCAAAGATGGCCGTGTGATTGGAGGGATCTGTTTCCGGATGTTCCCCTCGCAGGGATTCACAGAGATTGTGTTCTGTGCTGTCACCTCCAACGAGCAGGTCAAG GGATACGGCACTCATCTGATGAACCATCTGAAGGAGTACCACATCAAGCATGACATTCTTAACTTCCTTACCTATGCAGACGAGTATGCCATTGGCTACTTCAAAAAACAG GGGTTCTCTAAAGACATCAAGGTTCCCAAGGCAAAGTATGTAGGCTACATCAAAGATTATGAGGGAGCCACGCTGATGGGCTGTGAGCTAAACCCCAGCATTCCTTACACAGAATTCTCTGTCATCATCAAGAAGCAGAAAGAG ATAATAAAGAAGCTGATTGAGAGGAAGCAGGCTCAGATCAGAAAGGTTTACCCAGGACTTTCCTGTTTTAAGGAAGGAGTTCGCCAGATTCCCATCGAGAGCATTCCTGGAATAC GAGAAACTGGATGGAAACCTGTGGGGAAAGG GAAGGAACTTAAGGACCCAGATCAGCTGTACTCCACCCTAAAAACCATCCTACAACACGTTAAG AGTCATCAGAATGCCTGGCCTTTCATGGAGCCAGTGAAGAAGACAGAAGCCCCTGGGTACTATCAAGTCATACGCTTCCCCATGG ACCTGAAGACGATGTCCGAGCGCCTGAAGAGCAGGTACTACACCACTCGGAAGCTCTTCATGGCTGACATGCAGCGCATCTTCACCAACTGTCGCGAGTACAACCCCCCCGAGAGCGAGTACTACAAGTGTGCCAATCTGCTGGAGAAGTTCTTCTACACCAAGATTAAGGAAACGGGCCTCATCGAGAAAATCAATTGA
- the rab5aa gene encoding RAB5A, member RAS oncogene family, a encodes MANRGGATRPNGPNAGNKICQFKLVLLGESAVGKSSLVLRFVKGQFHEFQESTIGAAFLTQTVCLDDTTVKFEIWDTAGQERYHSLAPMYYRGAQAAIVVYDITNEESFARAKNWVKELQRQASPNIVIALSGNKADLASKRAVDFQDAQSYADDNSLLFMETSAKTSMNVNEIFMAIAKRLPKNEPAAPGANSGRNRGVDLTEAAQPTKAPCCSN; translated from the exons ATGGCCAATAGGGGAGGAGCTACGAGACCCAACGGCCCCAACGCTGGGAACAAGATCTGCCAGTTCAAACTGGTGCTACTGGGGGAGTCGGCCGTGGGCAAGTCCAGCCTGGTGCTTCGCTTCGTCAAGGGCCAGTTCCACGAGTTCCAGGAAAGCACAATAGGAG CTGCCTTCCTGACCCAGACGGTGTGTCTAGATGACACCACGGTGAAGTTCGAGATCTGGGACACTGCAGGACAGGAGCGCTACCACAGCCTGGCACCCATGTACTACAGAGGAGCACAGGCCGCGATCGTGGTCTATGACATCACAAACGAG GAGTCATTTGCTCGGGCCAAAAACTGGGTGAAGGAGCTGCAGAGACAAGCCAGCCCCAACATTGTAATTGCTCTGTCAGGCAACAAGGCTGACCTAGCCAGTAAGAGAGCTGTGGACTTTCAG GATGCCCAGTCATACGCAGATGACAACAGCTTGCTCTTCATGGAGACGTCAGCCAAGACCTCTATGAATGTGAACGAAATATTCATGGCTATTG CTAAAAGATTGCCCAAGAACGAGCCTGCGGCCCCCGGAGCCAACAGTGGGCGGAACAGGGGTGTTGATCTAACGGAAGCCGCCCAGCCAACCAAGGCTCCGTGCTGCAGTAACTAA